AGCCTGTTAATGAAACAGCAGTCAGATGTAGCCTTCTGCACTTGTCGTGGCGAAGTATTCGCACTGTTATTGAACCACATCTAGTAATACgcctatttattattttgtcaaatatattaaaatagataaatataatattaaatatcaccTGATATTTGTCTGAACATATTCGTCAGCATAACTACAAATAAAATCCAAATCGTACGTTGATTCATTTTTTCGTCTTTAAATGGGGTAAACGGGGAAGTTGATGCTTTGAATGTGGGGattaaaataaacttttaaGCGGTATATCTAGTCGAATGAAAAAGGACAAATAGAATAGAAATAACATCTAATATATAATTACGATAATAAGCTAATTACGATATAGAATATCATTTTTCCATTGtctgaatatatataaatgtaccATATAGTTACAGTAAGACGCCTCGTTTTGAGCACAAAAGACTAAAAATAAACATCTGCAATTTTGCTATCATCATCAATCGCCTTAGCGGACACATCTCCGAGTATACCGTATATATCAAATAATCGGGATAAACATCCAACCACACGAACAGAAGTCGAAGCTTCGGTAGAGCAAATCATTCCCATATAGATAAATTACTACTACATTTATAACGTAAGGCGGCAGTTTTTATTCTTGTTCTGTTACATAACTACGCATTATCTGCAACATAGTATATATGCAGCGATGTGAATTCATCAGGGAACCGTCCTGATTCGATGGTCACGTGATTTCGTTTCAGCTATTGATTATGTGTCTCGTGACGCAGTTGGGCGGTGGCATGTGAATTATTGAACATATACATGTATGGCAGCGAAATGCATGACCAAGCTGTTCATTAATCTAATTTGCTTTGACGTTTTGATATCCACTATCTCGTATCTGCAAAATGGTCGTACGCgggatgaaataaaaattcttgtTTGCGCGAGAAGTACTTCGGATTGTAAATCAAGGACATAAACAGGAGTCTACAATATTCTCTAAATTACCCGTGGTATCTTTTGTATCTcttaatattacatttttttcaaactgcttTCCAGTAGCCTAATCTTCAATTGTTCGTTCTTACAAATTCAATAGCGTCTGCTCCgcatttttctttcaattgttcGCTGCTTGGCGAGGGACAGCTTATTTTTGaatcgcgttgttcgcttcgctgtGAGGacgttgtaacgtcataggcatagctTATAAATTGGACTCGAATAGGCCTATAAGCTTCGCAACGCAAAGAGAACcagatcaaactaaattaaaaattaatttagcttgccgcacaccattcaaaattggcacttctccgcgggccgcacaatttgtCCTCGTGAGCCGCATTTGgctcgcgggccgcactttgcacacccctggtatagGGCAAAGTGTCTATAAgtgtgttatagtcactttggtatAGGGTTGTATCGGACGTGTCCAGATTATGAACGTGTGGgaattttttcaactgttttaaTGGTGCAGGCACGACTGTCGTCAATGGAAACCGTCTCAGGGCTGCTGTCAAATCATTGATAATGGTCAAATGCAGTTCTGTGTAGCGCAGACGGGATTTCCTACACATAATGCAGTTTTGGTGTCAAAACATTACCAAGAGACAGAACTGCAGTTGCCGTGATATCGTTAACATTGCATAATGAGgtgcatatatatgtataaatgaCAATATAAAAGTTACGGTGTAGGAAATGATAGTTAAAGTCTGTTGAAATGTTTCGAATTGTATGTTACCTGTATCGGACTcggtctgtctgtctgtgtaaATTGTTGTcttcttttaaaatatttcttggtGTCATAGTTAATGATTGATTTTTGAGTGTGAGagagtaataatttaaaaaaagtgaGACCTCAAGACAGAAATTACATGAATACCATTTGAACACATTGCAAAGTTTCAGACTTGTTGAAAAATAACGAACCTTCTGTATTGTTTAATTTGGACTGCATGCTTGATATAGTCTCTATTTAAATACTTGAATTCAAAGAAAAATGGATACAAACGATATTCCAGATTTGGATGATATGAGTGATCTTgtacaaaatatcaaattaaacaaacaaaagaCTTATCAACACCCGACATCTCAAAAAGGTGATCACACTGAACAGCAAAAAGTAGTAGAAAATGCAGCGAACTGTAAAAAAGTTCCGCCCATAAAGTTGCCCTCGCAATTTGGTGGTATGAAGAAAGGATTTCTTTTTGGCGGAAATAGGGGTACGAAAGCAACACACAAACCTAATTCtgcaaaatcaaaattgaaagatCAAGAAACTGACATTATTGTTCCAAAACATCCAAGTGAAACTCAAAAAAATCCACTTGTTCTAGATGATGTTCAGGAAGCTATGAAAGAAAGTGGAATTACAGATAAATCATGGGTGACTACCGATTTACTAAAACAGGTTGAATCGAATGAAAGACTTTCTAATCAGCTTTCGGACCCAAATATTTCAAAAGCAATATCATGGATGCAAAGAGATCCAAAAGGTGCTATGGAGTATTATAAAAATGATGTTGAAgttcagaatttttttaaagaattttaTGGAATTTTGGGTAATCATTTTACTAATATTGGTGCAGAGCAAGAAGAGAAAACTAGTAATGTCAATTCAGAAGACGAAGCCGCCATGAGTGATATCCTTGCGAATCCTGAAATCAGGGAAATACTTTCTAAGCCtgatatacaaaaattgatagAACTTGTTCGAAATAATCCAGACGAAGCACAAAAGCATCTTAATGCTGGTAATCCTGCCTTCAGGGCAGATGTAAATAAATTAGTGTCTGCTGGTATTCTGGGTTTCCAGCCACAGTAACATCCTGAAGTGGAGTGTTGTTAATCAATCATACAATATTAAGGCTGTACCAGCCCCTGGTGGAAGTATTCTATTGGCCAGTGCTAAAGATGAGCTATGAATCCTTGGAGAATAACTGAAGAAAATTATATATGAAAACACCAGACATATCCAGTGTAGATATATATTTGTTACAAGAATTTTGGAGTGTTCGAAATTACCATATTTACTATATTATAAACCCCAACAGTGATCCTCAAAATGTCCTTGTCCACTTCCAATCAGGTCAAATTTTAAGTCAAAAGTCATCCTGATGATAATAAGTCAGAATTTATGACAAAAACTAAAGACAATAAATTGACAAACCATTTACAGAATACAATTATGGAAGGCTTATATATGCCAATGTTTTttctatcaaaatttgattttcttggagTTAAAATTTTTGTCACTCATGAGTCGAAGACAGTTTTGAATGCCGCAGAAATAAATTTACCAGGACTTCGCATCCCTCATGACAAAGTATCGTGTGCCAAATTAATTCTTGTCCGAATGACCAATTATTGCAAACtccaaataaaaaatgagtagttttatattattgttatttaagACAAtagttataatatattttaaaaactaatcccatacccgacttggaatggtaaccggacgagaggccgtggttcgccatatggataagccgtcttatcggctttcctttcccccgggataaatatgtaaatcctaatcctaaaATACAGGtctgccataacgtccttatttctaaaGATTGGTACTTATTTTGAAAGTTcttgtaatagaaaatattgtctttatttctaagaaatgtctttattttgacatgtgtcTATATTTTATGGGTAGAGGTTCTTATACCAGGCACTTAGATTGGTCAATTCGAATGATTGATTTGCTCGAAATGCTATTTCCAATGCTACACGCATTACATAATAATTATCAAATTAATTGACACAATGACCATAGATACCGGCCAAAATCATTTCGTGTAACTTTAATCAAGATATAACTTAAAAGTGAGATGGAACAGATTGTCCctaagaacaagagagctaggCTCGAATCGGTATGATAGTCGTTGGCTCGAATATACGGACAAGTCACAAGGTGCcgctatttttttattcttacaCACGAAAAGCAAAtttcttgaagtccacagaaatttttaaaataagtgaaagtaatagccttctggtaAAAAAATCagtcttcaaccactgaaaatatcaaagcaattggtccagtaatcaaagagaaaagtaGTTTTTAATATCGTCAGAACAACCAGAAGAAGGAGGATGCCAGCATaataatgcaaaacgatcgttacgGTATGTCCAGTGATGTGTCCAATAAAGAATTGCTGGAGCAAATCCTTTATAGTGAAAAGTATGATTAGACACGGGTCGCACTGGCATTATTACATACTGTTTGTTACATTACGTTCTTTGTCATTTCATTATCGTGTTTTCCTGATCCCGATGTCATTATGATTATATAACAGTGAATATTGGGTGCAGCTGACTCTGATAAACGTATTGTCATATCGCGCCCTCagtcaatgtttttttattattacatttttgcctttgtataaaattgtttttggtTCTCGAATCATTAAATAAGGTAAGATTTACTAATTAatcccggaggagaggaaagccgataagacagcttaaacatgtgacgaaccacggcctctcgtccagttacgaGTTTATGTCGAATATGGGGTCGGTTATTTTTTTCCAgaggcatggacttgatgatggaggaaatTTAAAACACACGATATGAGGAGCCGGTGAATTATTTgcgaaaaaacaaacaatgtaCATTTTTATAACAAGATGGCGAATGGGTGGAAAATACACTATCTAAAAAGGCGATCTAGGTGGCGCATTGCCAAATGAACGTTATGCGGGAATCGACCGCACAGCAACGTTACAACGGCTGCAAACGGTTCtgggtaggataggatttacatatgtATCCCTGGGGAGTGAAATGAACGCCGTAACTGCTCAAATAATGCCAAACAAGAATataatgtgaaattttaatgtacCGGTAATTAAAAAAGTCTGTAGCCTATAACACACAAGAATGTGATGTgaaaattttattgtaattaaaAAAAGTCGTACCGGTATAGCGCAGAAAGAAATTCTTGAAACACACGTTTAGTTCAAATCAAACTTACTCAATTTTCAACTAAGCAGGTATGTCCGGGTCTTACTATATACTGAATAGAGTGCGAACAGTGCAGAAGAGagggaaacatttttctttcattaccGTTATTTATTAGCGTccatgaaattttaaacaatttgatgggAAACCGTATACAGCTGAACAGTGGTAGGGAATGATCACAAGTTAATATCAGTAATTTGGCATGAAGCACccggcctaacctggtacatataggctactgtgttcaggttgtgcgccatcttggtgcacatacttctggagctccaaaACTTCTTTGATTTGCTTATTGGTGTGCTCATATTGCGTCATGTTaggttatttaaaaaaattgaagattacTGATAATCTAAACTTGTGATCATTCCTACAACTGTATACTGTTTCCCAtcaaattgtttgaaatttcaaggacgctaataaataaaagaagaaaaatatttccctctcttctgcgctgtttcgcgctcaattcagtaagtagtaagaccgggTACCGGTATGTCCCATTAGGTTCGCGCAAAAAagacttttatttaaaaaaactgaaaatatggGGTCGTTTGgtgttatttcagtatttaagCACTTACGGCATTaattttcacatcacatttgTGTTAGGCGTTATTTAAGCAGTTTCGACGTTTAGTCTATTTCCGTACTTCACGAGACCTGTTGAAGAACATACACAAAACCATGAAGAAGATTGGGAAAGTCAGGGGGTGGCAAAACCTCTAAAAAGGCTTAAAACTTGTTGAATTGCAAGTGTCAGTTCACCCATCCGATCAAGGACATGCAAGTCAGCAATTGGGTTCCAGGTTTTTAGGCTGTGAACTGTTGCAGTATCTCAAATTCTTTATAATCAACCAGTTTCAAATGTTGGACTGTTCAATTGGCATTTGTAATTTATTGAAGCTGCATCATTTCATTAAATTGATTCTTTATTTTGTCAGTTTCTATTGCTATTCGTGCAGACGTGGGACTTTGTCTAGTTTTTTTAAGTGTGCATTTCTGATCTTCAAAGAACAGATtcactttcaaattttgaattatctGGTTGATGGCACCAACATCTGTGGACAAGGAAGGAGTGTGGGGAAAACGAACATCAACGTTGGATTGGTGTGAAGAAAACTACGTTGTCACTCCTTACATCGCAGAATTCTGTGAGTTTTGGGAATTTTGTGATATCTCTGAATTAGCCTACTGATTTTTCTATGCCAAATTTTTCTTgacatttgtatttttatacACAGGGAACACCATCAGTAACATTGTTATGATAGTTCCTCCTGCTGTATGTGCATACTACTTCTGGAAAAAGGGACTCGAATTGCGTCATATACTTTCTGGAATTTCTTTGTTAGGTAAGGGTTGATCATGATGTTGATGTTTGATAATTATATGGCAAAATTAtagaaaatattgtaataaattaTAGTATTGTAAAATATTCCCCATATCTGGGTGTTGTGTTGGGTATGGTCGTTTACGTTATATGTTTACTAACAAttgcaaaattatatttttagattacggtacattttttatattcacttTAATTCTAAGATGCCCCCAATGTCAAATTTCTAGGAAAGAACATGCAATGCAACACACTGCATGTTTGGAAATAGCAGGCTTTGACAAACTTTATTGCTTAAATTTAAGAATactattttttgcaattttaatgtAGTATTAGGCTATGCAAATACATGATGATATTTACAATTAAACAGATTATTTGTATGGGGACATCAAGGTTTTATGCTATTAAATCTTCAGTTGAATATATCTGGTAATAATAAACCAATGCTTCTTAAaagcaaatattaatattgatatCTGATATATTTCTATTATAGTTGTTGGTGTTGGATCATGGTGTTTTCATATGACTCTGCTATATGAAATGCAAGTAAGTCAATTCTAATT
The sequence above is a segment of the Styela clava chromosome 7, kaStyClav1.hap1.2, whole genome shotgun sequence genome. Coding sequences within it:
- the LOC120329074 gene encoding uncharacterized protein LOC120329074, with amino-acid sequence MDTNDIPDLDDMSDLVQNIKLNKQKTYQHPTSQKGDHTEQQKVVENAANCKKVPPIKLPSQFGGMKKGFLFGGNRGTKATHKPNSAKSKLKDQETDIIVPKHPSETQKNPLVLDDVQEAMKESGITDKSWVTTDLLKQVESNERLSNQLSDPNISKAISWMQRDPKGAMEYYKNDVEVQNFFKEFYGILGNHFTNIGAEQEEKTSNVNSEDEAAMSDILANPEIREILSKPDIQKLIELVRNNPDEAQKHLNAGNPAFRADVNKLVSAGILGFQPQ